A window of the Drosophila simulans strain w501 chromosome 2L, Prin_Dsim_3.1, whole genome shotgun sequence genome harbors these coding sequences:
- the LOC6732008 gene encoding zinc finger protein 271 isoform X1 gives MQHVSAASSVPSVVTPVVTTGGTTITLGGPPPLPKSEHKEDGKPPHGIEMYKVNIEDISQLFTYHEVFGKIHGDVVNHQLAAAHGGQLPPPPPLPPQVTSHAASAAAAAAAASTNNAAVAAVMASANAAAAAAAAASAGGGLPPATSGNGGQQVTVTTTSSSTSSGGSTTSGGTTTTAGELLMPKMEGGIHGVDGSGNGGNGGGQNVALAPDGTPIATGTHVCDICGKMFQFRYQLIVHRRYHSERKPFMCQVCGQGFTTSQDLTRHGKIHIGGPMFTCIVCFNVFANNTSLERHMKRHSTDKPFACTICQKTFARKEHLDNHFRSHTGETPFRCQYCAKTFTRKEHMVNHVRKHTGETPHRCDICKKSFTRKEHYVNHYMWHTGQTPHQCDVCGKKYTRKEHLANHMRSHTNETPFRCEICGKSFSRKEHFTNHILWHTAGETPHRCDFCSKTFTRKEHLLNHVRQHTGESPHRCSYCMKTFTRKEHLVNHIRQHTGETPFKCTYCTKAFTRKDHMVNHVRQHTGESPHKCTYCTKTFTRKEHLTNHVRQHTGDSPHRCSYCKKTFTRKEHLTNHVRLHTGDSPHKCEYCQKTFTRKEHLNNHMRQHSSDNPHCCNVCNKPFTRKEHLINHMSRCHTGDRPFTCETCGKSFPLKGNLLFHQRSHTKGQEMERPFACEKCPKNFICKGHLVSHMRSHSGEKPHACTLCSKAFVERGNLKRHMKMNHPDAMMPPPPVHPHPQIPAGVLTQVKQEVKPIIIPHHSATTTMHTIQQITAGAAGGAGAVQLTPGLVPLVTSTLISHNAAAQQQSQKQQAAAAAAAQQQAAAAAAAQQQAAQQQAAAAHQQHQQQVAAQHQQQAAVAAHQQQQQQLQQQQQLLQLSIQQAAHHHQQEQHRQQQQQQHQQQQQQQHHQQQQQGHPQAPPPQQQQQPPPIALISDPSALARAAIQLQHLPANVEQHPVVY, from the exons ATGCAGCACGTGAGCGCTGCCAGCTCTGTGCCATCAGTAGTAACTCCTGTTGTGACCACTGGTGGGACAACGATTACATTGGGCGGCCCACCACCGCTTCCTAAATCCGAGCACAAAGAGGATGGCAAGCCGCCGCACGGCATCGAAATGTACAAGGTGAACATTGAGGACATTTCGCAGCTCTTCACCTACCACGAGGTCTTTGGCAAAATCCACGGCGATGTGGTCAATCATCAATTAGCAGCAGCCCACGGCGGCCAGttgccaccacctcctccgctaCCGCCGCAGGTTACCAGCCATGCGGCGAGTGCAgcggcagccgcagcagcggcgTCCACGAATAATGCCGCCGTTGCAGCGGTAATGGCATCAGCGAATGCAGCAGCGGCcgcggcggcagctgcatcGGCGGGGGGAGGACTACCGCCGGCCACCAGCGGCAATGGGGGCCAGCAGGTGACGGTGACGACGACCAGCAGCTCGACTAGCAGCGGCGGGAGCACCACCAGTGGGGGCACCACGACCACGGCGGGTGAGTTGCTTATGCCTAAAATGGAGGGCGGCATTCATGGCGTGGACGGCAGCGGCAATGGCGGCAATGGTGGCGGGCAAAACGTGGCGCTGGCGCCAGACGGTACGCCCATTGCGACGGGGACGCACGTCTGCGACATCTGCGGCAAGATGTTCCAGTTCCGGTACCAGCTGATCGTGCACCGGCGCTACCACAGCGAACGGAAGCCGTTCATGTGCCAGGTGTGCGGCCAGGGGTTCACCACGTCGCAGGATTTGACGCGCCACGGCAAGATCCACATTGGCGGGCCCATGTTCACCTGCATCGTGTGCTTCAATGTGTTCGCGAACAATACGAGCCTGGAGCGGCACATGAAACGGCACTCGACGGACAAACCGTTCGCCTGCACCATTTGCCAAAAGACCTTTGCCCGCAAAGAGCATCTGGACAATCACTTCCGCTCGCACACGGGCGAAACGCCCTTCCGTTGCCAGTACTGCGCCAAGACGTTCACGCGCAAGGAGCACATGGTCAACCATGTGCGCAAACACACGGGTGAGACGCCACATCGTTGCGATATTTGTAAGAAGTCCTTTACGCGCAAGGAACACTATGTTAACCACTACATGTGGCACACTG GTCAAACGCCGCACCAGTGCGATGTCTGCGGCAAGAAATACACGCGCAAGGAGCACCTAGCCAACCATATGCGATCACATACCAACGAGACGCCGTTCCGTTGCGAGATCTGCGGCAAGAGCTTTAGCCGCAAGGAGCACTTCACCAATCACATACTTTGGCATACAG CAGGCGAGACGCCGCACCGGTGCGACTTTTGCTCCAAGACGTTTACGCGCAAGGAGCACTTGCTTAACCACGTGCGCCAGCACACGGGAGAGTCGCCACACCGCTGCTCCTACTGCATGAAGACGTTCACGCGCAAGGAGCACCTGGTCAACCACATACGCCAGCACACGGGTGAGACACCGTTCAAGTGCACGTACTGCACGAAAGCGTTCACGCGCAAAGATCACATGGTTAATCATGTACGGCAACATACAGGCGAGTCGCCGCACAAGTGCACGTACTGCACCAAGACGTTTACGCGCAAGGAGCACCTGACGAACCATGTGCGCCAGCACACGGGCGACTCCCCGCACCGCTGCTCCTACTGCAAGAAGACCTTCACGCGCAAGGAGCACCTGACGAACCATGTGCGCCTGCACACGGGCGACTCGCCGCACAAGTGCGAGTACTGCCAGAAGACGTTTACGCGGAAGGAGCACCTCAACAATCATATGCGCCAGCATTCGAGCGACAATCCGCATTGCTGCAACGTTTGCAACAAGCCGTTTACGCGCAAGGAGCACCTGATCAACCATATGTCGCGGTGCCACACCGGTGACCGGCCCTTCACCTGCGAGACGTGCGGCAAATCGTTCCCGCTCAAGGGCAATCTGCTCTTCCATCAGCGTAGCCATACCAAGGGCCAGGAGATGGAGCGGCCATTCGCCTGCGAGAAGTGCCCCAAGAACTTCATCTGCAAAG GTCACTTGGTCTCGCACATGCGCTCCCATTCGGGTGAGAAACCACACGCGTGCACACTGTGCAGCAAGGCGTTCGTCGAGCGCGGCAATTTGAAGCGCCACATGAAGATGAATCACCCGGATGCTATGATGCCGCCACCACCCgtgcatccgcatccgcaaaTACCGGCTGGTGTGCTGACGCAAGTCAAGCAGGAAGTGAAACCGATCATAA TTCCCCATCACTCGGCGACCACCACGATGCACACCATCCAGCAGATCACGGCGGGTGCGGCGGGCGGAGCCGGTGCGGTCCAGTTAACTCCGGGTCTGGTGCCCCTGGTTACCTCCACGCTCATCTCACATAATGCTGCTGCCCAACAGCAGTCGCAGAAGCAGcaagcagccgccgcagcagctgcacagCAACAGGCCgcagccgccgctgctgcccaACAGCAAGCAGCCCAGCAACAGGCAGCAGCCgcacatcagcagcatcaacaacaagTGGCCgcgcaacatcaacagcaggcTGCAGTGGCTgctcaccagcagcagcaacagcagttgcagcagcagcaacaactgcttCAGTTGTCCATCCAACAGGCGGCTCACCATcatcagcaggagcagcatcgtcaacagcagcaacagcaacaccagcagcaacaacagcagcagcatcaccagcagcaacagcagggtCATCCACAGGCCCcgccaccgcagcagcaacagcagccgccgccCATCGCCTTGATCAGTGACCCAAGTGCTCTGGCACGCGCCGCCATCCAGCTGCAGCATCTGCCAGCGAACGTGGAACAGCACCCGGTTGTTTACTAA
- the LOC6732008 gene encoding zinc finger protein 271 isoform X3, with translation MQHVSAASSVPSVVTPVVTTGGTTITLGGPPPLPKSEHKEDGKPPHGIEMYKVNIEDISQLFTYHEVFGKIHGDVVNHQLAAAHGGQLPPPPPLPPQVTSHAASAAAAAAAASTNNAAVAAVMASANAAAAAAAAASAGGGLPPATSGNGGQQVTVTTTSSSTSSGGSTTSGGTTTTAGELLMPKMEGGIHGVDGSGNGGNGGGQNVALAPDGTPIATGTHVCDICGKMFQFRYQLIVHRRYHSERKPFMCQVCGQGFTTSQDLTRHGKIHIGGPMFTCIVCFNVFANNTSLERHMKRHSTDKPFACTICQKTFARKEHLDNHFRSHTGETPFRCQYCAKTFTRKEHMVNHVRKHTGQTPHQCDVCGKKYTRKEHLANHMRSHTNETPFRCEICGKSFSRKEHFTNHILWHTAGETPHRCDFCSKTFTRKEHLLNHVRQHTGESPHRCSYCMKTFTRKEHLVNHIRQHTGETPFKCTYCTKAFTRKDHMVNHVRQHTGESPHKCTYCTKTFTRKEHLTNHVRQHTGDSPHRCSYCKKTFTRKEHLTNHVRLHTGDSPHKCEYCQKTFTRKEHLNNHMRQHSSDNPHCCNVCNKPFTRKEHLINHMSRCHTGDRPFTCETCGKSFPLKGNLLFHQRSHTKGQEMERPFACEKCPKNFICKGHLVSHMRSHSGEKPHACTLCSKAFVERGNLKRHMKMNHPDAMMPPPPVHPHPQIPAGVLTQVKQEVKPIIIPHHSATTTMHTIQQITAGAAGGAGAVQLTPGLVPLVTSTLISHNAAAQQQSQKQQAAAAAAAQQQAAAAAAAQQQAAQQQAAAAHQQHQQQVAAQHQQQAAVAAHQQQQQQLQQQQQLLQLSIQQAAHHHQQEQHRQQQQQQHQQQQQQQHHQQQQQGHPQAPPPQQQQQPPPIALISDPSALARAAIQLQHLPANVEQHPVVY, from the exons ATGCAGCACGTGAGCGCTGCCAGCTCTGTGCCATCAGTAGTAACTCCTGTTGTGACCACTGGTGGGACAACGATTACATTGGGCGGCCCACCACCGCTTCCTAAATCCGAGCACAAAGAGGATGGCAAGCCGCCGCACGGCATCGAAATGTACAAGGTGAACATTGAGGACATTTCGCAGCTCTTCACCTACCACGAGGTCTTTGGCAAAATCCACGGCGATGTGGTCAATCATCAATTAGCAGCAGCCCACGGCGGCCAGttgccaccacctcctccgctaCCGCCGCAGGTTACCAGCCATGCGGCGAGTGCAgcggcagccgcagcagcggcgTCCACGAATAATGCCGCCGTTGCAGCGGTAATGGCATCAGCGAATGCAGCAGCGGCcgcggcggcagctgcatcGGCGGGGGGAGGACTACCGCCGGCCACCAGCGGCAATGGGGGCCAGCAGGTGACGGTGACGACGACCAGCAGCTCGACTAGCAGCGGCGGGAGCACCACCAGTGGGGGCACCACGACCACGGCGGGTGAGTTGCTTATGCCTAAAATGGAGGGCGGCATTCATGGCGTGGACGGCAGCGGCAATGGCGGCAATGGTGGCGGGCAAAACGTGGCGCTGGCGCCAGACGGTACGCCCATTGCGACGGGGACGCACGTCTGCGACATCTGCGGCAAGATGTTCCAGTTCCGGTACCAGCTGATCGTGCACCGGCGCTACCACAGCGAACGGAAGCCGTTCATGTGCCAGGTGTGCGGCCAGGGGTTCACCACGTCGCAGGATTTGACGCGCCACGGCAAGATCCACATTGGCGGGCCCATGTTCACCTGCATCGTGTGCTTCAATGTGTTCGCGAACAATACGAGCCTGGAGCGGCACATGAAACGGCACTCGACGGACAAACCGTTCGCCTGCACCATTTGCCAAAAGACCTTTGCCCGCAAAGAGCATCTGGACAATCACTTCCGCTCGCACACGGGCGAAACGCCCTTCCGTTGCCAGTACTGCGCCAAGACGTTCACGCGCAAGGAGCACATGGTCAACCATGTGCGCAAACACACGG GTCAAACGCCGCACCAGTGCGATGTCTGCGGCAAGAAATACACGCGCAAGGAGCACCTAGCCAACCATATGCGATCACATACCAACGAGACGCCGTTCCGTTGCGAGATCTGCGGCAAGAGCTTTAGCCGCAAGGAGCACTTCACCAATCACATACTTTGGCATACAG CAGGCGAGACGCCGCACCGGTGCGACTTTTGCTCCAAGACGTTTACGCGCAAGGAGCACTTGCTTAACCACGTGCGCCAGCACACGGGAGAGTCGCCACACCGCTGCTCCTACTGCATGAAGACGTTCACGCGCAAGGAGCACCTGGTCAACCACATACGCCAGCACACGGGTGAGACACCGTTCAAGTGCACGTACTGCACGAAAGCGTTCACGCGCAAAGATCACATGGTTAATCATGTACGGCAACATACAGGCGAGTCGCCGCACAAGTGCACGTACTGCACCAAGACGTTTACGCGCAAGGAGCACCTGACGAACCATGTGCGCCAGCACACGGGCGACTCCCCGCACCGCTGCTCCTACTGCAAGAAGACCTTCACGCGCAAGGAGCACCTGACGAACCATGTGCGCCTGCACACGGGCGACTCGCCGCACAAGTGCGAGTACTGCCAGAAGACGTTTACGCGGAAGGAGCACCTCAACAATCATATGCGCCAGCATTCGAGCGACAATCCGCATTGCTGCAACGTTTGCAACAAGCCGTTTACGCGCAAGGAGCACCTGATCAACCATATGTCGCGGTGCCACACCGGTGACCGGCCCTTCACCTGCGAGACGTGCGGCAAATCGTTCCCGCTCAAGGGCAATCTGCTCTTCCATCAGCGTAGCCATACCAAGGGCCAGGAGATGGAGCGGCCATTCGCCTGCGAGAAGTGCCCCAAGAACTTCATCTGCAAAG GTCACTTGGTCTCGCACATGCGCTCCCATTCGGGTGAGAAACCACACGCGTGCACACTGTGCAGCAAGGCGTTCGTCGAGCGCGGCAATTTGAAGCGCCACATGAAGATGAATCACCCGGATGCTATGATGCCGCCACCACCCgtgcatccgcatccgcaaaTACCGGCTGGTGTGCTGACGCAAGTCAAGCAGGAAGTGAAACCGATCATAA TTCCCCATCACTCGGCGACCACCACGATGCACACCATCCAGCAGATCACGGCGGGTGCGGCGGGCGGAGCCGGTGCGGTCCAGTTAACTCCGGGTCTGGTGCCCCTGGTTACCTCCACGCTCATCTCACATAATGCTGCTGCCCAACAGCAGTCGCAGAAGCAGcaagcagccgccgcagcagctgcacagCAACAGGCCgcagccgccgctgctgcccaACAGCAAGCAGCCCAGCAACAGGCAGCAGCCgcacatcagcagcatcaacaacaagTGGCCgcgcaacatcaacagcaggcTGCAGTGGCTgctcaccagcagcagcaacagcagttgcagcagcagcaacaactgcttCAGTTGTCCATCCAACAGGCGGCTCACCATcatcagcaggagcagcatcgtcaacagcagcaacagcaacaccagcagcaacaacagcagcagcatcaccagcagcaacagcagggtCATCCACAGGCCCcgccaccgcagcagcaacagcagccgccgccCATCGCCTTGATCAGTGACCCAAGTGCTCTGGCACGCGCCGCCATCCAGCTGCAGCATCTGCCAGCGAACGTGGAACAGCACCCGGTTGTTTACTAA
- the LOC6732008 gene encoding zinc finger protein 3 isoform X7, which produces MQHVSAASSVPSVVTPVVTTGGTTITLGGPPPLPKSEHKEDGKPPHGIEMYKVNIEDISQLFTYHEVFGKIHGDVVNHQLAAAHGGQLPPPPPLPPQVTSHAASAAAAAAAASTNNAAVAAVMASANAAAAAAAAASAGGGLPPATSGNGGQQVTVTTTSSSTSSGGSTTSGGTTTTAGQTPHQCDVCGKKYTRKEHLANHMRSHTNETPFRCEICGKSFSRKEHFTNHILWHTAGETPHRCDFCSKTFTRKEHLLNHVRQHTGESPHRCSYCMKTFTRKEHLVNHIRQHTGETPFKCTYCTKAFTRKDHMVNHVRQHTGESPHKCTYCTKTFTRKEHLTNHVRQHTGDSPHRCSYCKKTFTRKEHLTNHVRLHTGDSPHKCEYCQKTFTRKEHLNNHMRQHSSDNPHCCNVCNKPFTRKEHLINHMSRCHTGDRPFTCETCGKSFPLKGNLLFHQRSHTKGQEMERPFACEKCPKNFICKGHLVSHMRSHSGEKPHACTLCSKAFVERGNLKRHMKMNHPDAMMPPPPVHPHPQIPAGVLTQVKQEVKPIIIPHHSATTTMHTIQQITAGAAGGAGAVQLTPGLVPLVTSTLISHNAAAQQQSQKQQAAAAAAAQQQAAAAAAAQQQAAQQQAAAAHQQHQQQVAAQHQQQAAVAAHQQQQQQLQQQQQLLQLSIQQAAHHHQQEQHRQQQQQQHQQQQQQQHHQQQQQGHPQAPPPQQQQQPPPIALISDPSALARAAIQLQHLPANVEQHPVVY; this is translated from the exons ATGCAGCACGTGAGCGCTGCCAGCTCTGTGCCATCAGTAGTAACTCCTGTTGTGACCACTGGTGGGACAACGATTACATTGGGCGGCCCACCACCGCTTCCTAAATCCGAGCACAAAGAGGATGGCAAGCCGCCGCACGGCATCGAAATGTACAAGGTGAACATTGAGGACATTTCGCAGCTCTTCACCTACCACGAGGTCTTTGGCAAAATCCACGGCGATGTGGTCAATCATCAATTAGCAGCAGCCCACGGCGGCCAGttgccaccacctcctccgctaCCGCCGCAGGTTACCAGCCATGCGGCGAGTGCAgcggcagccgcagcagcggcgTCCACGAATAATGCCGCCGTTGCAGCGGTAATGGCATCAGCGAATGCAGCAGCGGCcgcggcggcagctgcatcGGCGGGGGGAGGACTACCGCCGGCCACCAGCGGCAATGGGGGCCAGCAGGTGACGGTGACGACGACCAGCAGCTCGACTAGCAGCGGCGGGAGCACCACCAGTGGGGGCACCACGACCACGGCGG GTCAAACGCCGCACCAGTGCGATGTCTGCGGCAAGAAATACACGCGCAAGGAGCACCTAGCCAACCATATGCGATCACATACCAACGAGACGCCGTTCCGTTGCGAGATCTGCGGCAAGAGCTTTAGCCGCAAGGAGCACTTCACCAATCACATACTTTGGCATACAG CAGGCGAGACGCCGCACCGGTGCGACTTTTGCTCCAAGACGTTTACGCGCAAGGAGCACTTGCTTAACCACGTGCGCCAGCACACGGGAGAGTCGCCACACCGCTGCTCCTACTGCATGAAGACGTTCACGCGCAAGGAGCACCTGGTCAACCACATACGCCAGCACACGGGTGAGACACCGTTCAAGTGCACGTACTGCACGAAAGCGTTCACGCGCAAAGATCACATGGTTAATCATGTACGGCAACATACAGGCGAGTCGCCGCACAAGTGCACGTACTGCACCAAGACGTTTACGCGCAAGGAGCACCTGACGAACCATGTGCGCCAGCACACGGGCGACTCCCCGCACCGCTGCTCCTACTGCAAGAAGACCTTCACGCGCAAGGAGCACCTGACGAACCATGTGCGCCTGCACACGGGCGACTCGCCGCACAAGTGCGAGTACTGCCAGAAGACGTTTACGCGGAAGGAGCACCTCAACAATCATATGCGCCAGCATTCGAGCGACAATCCGCATTGCTGCAACGTTTGCAACAAGCCGTTTACGCGCAAGGAGCACCTGATCAACCATATGTCGCGGTGCCACACCGGTGACCGGCCCTTCACCTGCGAGACGTGCGGCAAATCGTTCCCGCTCAAGGGCAATCTGCTCTTCCATCAGCGTAGCCATACCAAGGGCCAGGAGATGGAGCGGCCATTCGCCTGCGAGAAGTGCCCCAAGAACTTCATCTGCAAAG GTCACTTGGTCTCGCACATGCGCTCCCATTCGGGTGAGAAACCACACGCGTGCACACTGTGCAGCAAGGCGTTCGTCGAGCGCGGCAATTTGAAGCGCCACATGAAGATGAATCACCCGGATGCTATGATGCCGCCACCACCCgtgcatccgcatccgcaaaTACCGGCTGGTGTGCTGACGCAAGTCAAGCAGGAAGTGAAACCGATCATAA TTCCCCATCACTCGGCGACCACCACGATGCACACCATCCAGCAGATCACGGCGGGTGCGGCGGGCGGAGCCGGTGCGGTCCAGTTAACTCCGGGTCTGGTGCCCCTGGTTACCTCCACGCTCATCTCACATAATGCTGCTGCCCAACAGCAGTCGCAGAAGCAGcaagcagccgccgcagcagctgcacagCAACAGGCCgcagccgccgctgctgcccaACAGCAAGCAGCCCAGCAACAGGCAGCAGCCgcacatcagcagcatcaacaacaagTGGCCgcgcaacatcaacagcaggcTGCAGTGGCTgctcaccagcagcagcaacagcagttgcagcagcagcaacaactgcttCAGTTGTCCATCCAACAGGCGGCTCACCATcatcagcaggagcagcatcgtcaacagcagcaacagcaacaccagcagcaacaacagcagcagcatcaccagcagcaacagcagggtCATCCACAGGCCCcgccaccgcagcagcaacagcagccgccgccCATCGCCTTGATCAGTGACCCAAGTGCTCTGGCACGCGCCGCCATCCAGCTGCAGCATCTGCCAGCGAACGTGGAACAGCACCCGGTTGTTTACTAA
- the LOC6732008 gene encoding gastrula zinc finger protein XlCGF57.1 isoform X9, translating to MRSHTNETPFRCEICGKSFSRKEHFTNHILWHTAGETPHRCDFCSKTFTRKEHLLNHVRQHTGESPHRCSYCMKTFTRKEHLVNHIRQHTGETPFKCTYCTKAFTRKDHMVNHVRQHTGESPHKCTYCTKTFTRKEHLTNHVRQHTGDSPHRCSYCKKTFTRKEHLTNHVRLHTGDSPHKCEYCQKTFTRKEHLNNHMRQHSSDNPHCCNVCNKPFTRKEHLINHMSRCHTGDRPFTCETCGKSFPLKGNLLFHQRSHTKGQEMERPFACEKCPKNFICKGHLVSHMRSHSGEKPHACTLCSKAFVERGNLKRHMKMNHPDAMMPPPPVHPHPQIPAGVLTQVKQEVKPIIIPHHSATTTMHTIQQITAGAAGGAGAVQLTPGLVPLVTSTLISHNAAAQQQSQKQQAAAAAAAQQQAAAAAAAQQQAAQQQAAAAHQQHQQQVAAQHQQQAAVAAHQQQQQQLQQQQQLLQLSIQQAAHHHQQEQHRQQQQQQHQQQQQQQHHQQQQQGHPQAPPPQQQQQPPPIALISDPSALARAAIQLQHLPANVEQHPVVY from the exons ATGCGATCACATACCAACGAGACGCCGTTCCGTTGCGAGATCTGCGGCAAGAGCTTTAGCCGCAAGGAGCACTTCACCAATCACATACTTTGGCATACAG CAGGCGAGACGCCGCACCGGTGCGACTTTTGCTCCAAGACGTTTACGCGCAAGGAGCACTTGCTTAACCACGTGCGCCAGCACACGGGAGAGTCGCCACACCGCTGCTCCTACTGCATGAAGACGTTCACGCGCAAGGAGCACCTGGTCAACCACATACGCCAGCACACGGGTGAGACACCGTTCAAGTGCACGTACTGCACGAAAGCGTTCACGCGCAAAGATCACATGGTTAATCATGTACGGCAACATACAGGCGAGTCGCCGCACAAGTGCACGTACTGCACCAAGACGTTTACGCGCAAGGAGCACCTGACGAACCATGTGCGCCAGCACACGGGCGACTCCCCGCACCGCTGCTCCTACTGCAAGAAGACCTTCACGCGCAAGGAGCACCTGACGAACCATGTGCGCCTGCACACGGGCGACTCGCCGCACAAGTGCGAGTACTGCCAGAAGACGTTTACGCGGAAGGAGCACCTCAACAATCATATGCGCCAGCATTCGAGCGACAATCCGCATTGCTGCAACGTTTGCAACAAGCCGTTTACGCGCAAGGAGCACCTGATCAACCATATGTCGCGGTGCCACACCGGTGACCGGCCCTTCACCTGCGAGACGTGCGGCAAATCGTTCCCGCTCAAGGGCAATCTGCTCTTCCATCAGCGTAGCCATACCAAGGGCCAGGAGATGGAGCGGCCATTCGCCTGCGAGAAGTGCCCCAAGAACTTCATCTGCAAAG GTCACTTGGTCTCGCACATGCGCTCCCATTCGGGTGAGAAACCACACGCGTGCACACTGTGCAGCAAGGCGTTCGTCGAGCGCGGCAATTTGAAGCGCCACATGAAGATGAATCACCCGGATGCTATGATGCCGCCACCACCCgtgcatccgcatccgcaaaTACCGGCTGGTGTGCTGACGCAAGTCAAGCAGGAAGTGAAACCGATCATAA TTCCCCATCACTCGGCGACCACCACGATGCACACCATCCAGCAGATCACGGCGGGTGCGGCGGGCGGAGCCGGTGCGGTCCAGTTAACTCCGGGTCTGGTGCCCCTGGTTACCTCCACGCTCATCTCACATAATGCTGCTGCCCAACAGCAGTCGCAGAAGCAGcaagcagccgccgcagcagctgcacagCAACAGGCCgcagccgccgctgctgcccaACAGCAAGCAGCCCAGCAACAGGCAGCAGCCgcacatcagcagcatcaacaacaagTGGCCgcgcaacatcaacagcaggcTGCAGTGGCTgctcaccagcagcagcaacagcagttgcagcagcagcaacaactgcttCAGTTGTCCATCCAACAGGCGGCTCACCATcatcagcaggagcagcatcgtcaacagcagcaacagcaacaccagcagcaacaacagcagcagcatcaccagcagcaacagcagggtCATCCACAGGCCCcgccaccgcagcagcaacagcagccgccgccCATCGCCTTGATCAGTGACCCAAGTGCTCTGGCACGCGCCGCCATCCAGCTGCAGCATCTGCCAGCGAACGTGGAACAGCACCCGGTTGTTTACTAA